Proteins encoded within one genomic window of Empedobacter falsenii:
- a CDS encoding DUF4407 domain-containing protein, giving the protein MNGLQKFLIICSGSSLELLKKTPTDINKHVGIGGVILFTGILAALSAGYALNTVFDNIYAATGFGLLWGLMIFNLDRYIVTSMKKSGGFFRQFFIALPRILVAVLLGIVISKPLELKIFEKEINKQLNIIVNRNKAELQKGIDARYAELGTPFSNERKEIYAEIDKLRNEYNSASTELEKEVVGTQTETTTGREGYGPNAKRKAELKKQKAAEIETYIQQSAPRLTEINKELDRLNVAKEKEIDAAKPTEENYNGFAARMQALDELSVNNPILGTAAIFIALVFISLETAPVLVKLIAPKGPYDFLLEKHEHSFKIFSKESIQIMDIKSEKRVKHEFEKA; this is encoded by the coding sequence ACAGAAATTTTTAATCATCTGTTCAGGGAGTAGTCTTGAACTCTTGAAAAAAACACCAACAGATATCAACAAACATGTCGGTATTGGAGGTGTCATATTATTTACAGGAATTTTGGCGGCTTTGTCTGCTGGATATGCGCTGAATACTGTTTTTGATAATATATATGCAGCAACAGGTTTTGGTTTGTTGTGGGGATTGATGATTTTTAATCTTGACCGATATATTGTCACATCAATGAAAAAATCAGGTGGATTTTTTCGTCAGTTTTTTATTGCTTTGCCACGTATTTTGGTTGCTGTTTTATTAGGTATTGTGATTTCGAAACCGTTAGAATTAAAAATTTTCGAGAAAGAAATTAACAAGCAATTAAATATTATTGTCAATCGAAATAAAGCAGAATTACAAAAAGGAATTGATGCGCGTTATGCTGAATTGGGAACGCCTTTTTCGAATGAACGAAAAGAAATTTATGCAGAAATTGATAAATTAAGAAATGAGTATAATTCAGCTTCTACCGAGTTGGAAAAAGAAGTTGTTGGTACACAAACTGAAACAACAACTGGACGCGAAGGTTATGGACCAAATGCGAAACGAAAAGCAGAATTAAAAAAACAAAAAGCTGCCGAAATCGAAACTTATATTCAACAATCTGCACCTCGTTTGACTGAAATTAACAAAGAATTGGATCGATTGAATGTGGCGAAAGAGAAAGAAATTGATGCGGCTAAACCAACGGAAGAAAATTACAATGGTTTTGCAGCTCGTATGCAGGCTTTAGATGAATTGTCAGTTAATAATCCAATTTTAGGAACTGCAGCAATTTTTATAGCTCTTGTGTTTATCTCGTTAGAAACTGCGCCAGTTTTGGTGAAATTAATTGCGCCAAAAGGACCTTATGATTTTCTTTTAGAAAAACATGAACATTCGTTCAAGATTTTTAGTAAAGAATCAATTCAGATTATGGATATTAAATCAGAGAAACGAGTCAAACATGAATTTGAAAAAGCATAA
- the folP gene encoding dihydropteroate synthase — protein sequence MTINCNGRLIDLNEPKIMGILNTTPNSFYDGGSNQSMNLILEKVEKHLFEGADMIDIGGYSTKPGAENISEQEEIDRTAPIIEKIIEEYPELIISIDTFRGNVAREAAKAGASIINDVSGWELDENMFDAIKELRVPYILMHMKGTPKTMQNNPEYADITLEVNEYFSQKIAQLKAAKVNDIILDPGFGFAKTLDHNYELFSKMEALGFEGFPLLVGISRKSMIYNLFETTPQEALNGTSVLNMVALQKGAKILRVHDVKEAKETLQIFHKLNQK from the coding sequence ATGACAATTAATTGTAATGGTCGTTTGATTGATTTGAACGAGCCTAAAATTATGGGAATTTTGAATACAACGCCAAACTCTTTTTACGATGGTGGTAGTAATCAATCGATGAATTTGATTTTAGAAAAAGTTGAAAAACATTTGTTCGAAGGTGCCGATATGATTGATATTGGTGGTTATTCGACAAAACCTGGAGCTGAAAACATTTCGGAGCAAGAAGAAATTGATAGAACTGCACCAATTATCGAAAAAATTATTGAAGAATATCCAGAATTGATTATTTCGATTGATACTTTTCGAGGAAATGTGGCACGCGAAGCTGCAAAAGCAGGCGCTTCTATTATAAATGATGTTTCGGGTTGGGAATTGGACGAAAATATGTTTGATGCAATAAAAGAACTTCGAGTTCCGTACATTTTGATGCACATGAAAGGAACACCGAAAACGATGCAAAATAATCCTGAATATGCAGATATTACACTGGAAGTAAACGAATATTTTTCGCAGAAAATTGCACAATTAAAAGCTGCAAAAGTGAATGATATTATTTTGGATCCTGGTTTTGGTTTTGCAAAAACATTGGATCATAATTACGAATTATTCAGTAAAATGGAAGCTTTAGGTTTTGAAGGTTTTCCTTTATTAGTCGGAATTTCGAGAAAATCAATGATTTATAATTTGTTCGAAACAACTCCGCAAGAAGCTTTAAACGGAACTTCTGTGCTGAATATGGTTGCGTTACAAAAAGGTGCAAAAATTTTGCGTGTGCATGATGTAAAAGAAGCGAAAGAAACCTTACAAATTTTTCATAAATTGAATCAAAAATAA
- a CDS encoding DUF1599 domain-containing protein — protein MKNTSIQFKEIISVCRDLYTKKLQDYGPAWRVLRLPSLTDQIFIKVNRIRTLQEATERLVDEDEEGEFVAIVNYSIMALIQLELGFADQPDLTDEQAIDFYDKYATIAHDLMMKKNHDYGEAWRDMRVSSITDLIYQKVLRTKSIEDNKGKTIVSEGLDANYLDMINYSIFAMILINEKKIS, from the coding sequence ATGAAAAATACCTCAATTCAATTTAAAGAAATCATCTCTGTTTGTCGAGATTTATATACAAAAAAATTACAAGATTATGGTCCGGCTTGGCGTGTACTACGTTTGCCATCGTTGACAGATCAAATTTTTATCAAAGTAAATCGCATTCGTACGTTGCAAGAAGCGACAGAGCGTTTGGTTGATGAAGACGAAGAAGGAGAATTTGTGGCGATCGTTAATTATTCGATTATGGCATTGATACAGCTAGAACTTGGTTTTGCAGATCAGCCAGATTTGACAGATGAACAAGCTATCGATTTTTATGATAAATACGCAACAATCGCGCATGATTTGATGATGAAAAAAAATCATGATTATGGTGAAGCTTGGCGAGATATGCGTGTTAGCTCGATCACAGATTTGATTTATCAGAAAGTTTTGCGCACAAAAAGTATCGAAGATAATAAAGGAAAAACAATTGTGTCAGAAGGTTTGGATGCAAATTATTTGGATATGATTAATTATTCGATTTTCGCAATGATTTTAATTAACGAAAAGAAAATTTCATGA
- a CDS encoding BT_3928 family protein, translated as MRYLVQFARIIVGVIFIISGFVKNVDPIGLSFKLEEYFSPTVLNIPFLESLSLPLATFFSIFEIVLGVLLLFGVWKRFTTIALLLTIIFFTFLTFYSAYFNKVTDCGCFGDALKLEPWTSFYKDVVLLVLIIILVIGQKYIKPLFVEKANYVINFITILGSAIIAYIGINHLPIIDFRPYAVGKNLIEGMKSPQELGLKPTTYKTIYTMKNSVDGKVVEIDDAQYIADDKWYKHGTPWVIEADKTRTIVEKKGYEPPIHDFNFDCNGVDKTSEILNAPKAIVFVIPLVEKVNEKQIAKLNTLGKEAKAKGFVVTAVSNNPIKGLELENCFMDQTTMKTIIRSNPGVMILEKGTVKAKYHDNDFPSINQLEELF; from the coding sequence ATGAGGTATTTGGTACAATTTGCTCGAATTATAGTTGGAGTTATTTTTATAATTTCTGGATTTGTAAAAAATGTAGATCCAATTGGATTAAGTTTCAAATTAGAAGAATATTTTTCGCCAACAGTTCTTAATATTCCATTTTTAGAAAGTTTGAGTTTGCCTTTGGCAACATTTTTCTCCATTTTTGAAATAGTTTTAGGTGTTTTATTATTATTTGGCGTTTGGAAAAGATTTACCACAATAGCTTTATTGTTAACGATTATTTTCTTCACATTCTTGACATTTTATTCAGCTTACTTCAATAAAGTAACCGATTGTGGGTGTTTTGGTGATGCGCTAAAACTAGAACCTTGGACATCATTTTACAAAGATGTTGTGCTTTTGGTGTTGATAATTATTTTAGTGATTGGTCAAAAATATATCAAACCATTATTCGTCGAAAAAGCGAATTATGTAATCAATTTTATAACAATTTTAGGTTCTGCAATTATTGCTTATATCGGAATTAATCATTTACCAATTATCGATTTTAGACCTTATGCAGTTGGAAAAAATTTGATTGAAGGAATGAAATCTCCACAAGAATTAGGTTTGAAACCAACAACGTATAAAACGATTTACACCATGAAAAATAGTGTAGATGGAAAGGTTGTTGAAATTGATGATGCACAATATATTGCGGATGATAAGTGGTATAAACACGGAACGCCTTGGGTGATTGAAGCGGATAAAACGCGTACAATTGTGGAGAAAAAAGGGTACGAACCACCAATTCACGATTTTAATTTTGATTGTAATGGAGTTGATAAAACTTCTGAAATTTTGAATGCGCCAAAAGCGATTGTTTTTGTCATTCCTCTTGTTGAAAAAGTAAACGAGAAACAAATTGCGAAATTAAATACTTTAGGAAAAGAAGCGAAAGCAAAAGGTTTTGTTGTGACAGCAGTTTCGAACAATCCAATTAAAGGTTTAGAATTGGAGAATTGTTTCATGGATCAAACAACGATGAAAACAATTATTCGTTCAAATCCAGGAGTGATGATTTTAGAAAAAGGAACGGTAAAAGCGAAATATCATGACAACGATTTTCCTTCAATTAATCAATTAGAAGAATTATTTTAA